The following proteins come from a genomic window of Achromobacter sp. AONIH1:
- a CDS encoding D-amino acid dehydrogenase: MHVIVLGSGVIGTTTAYYLARQGAKVTVLDRQPAAAKETSYANAGQVSPGYSTPWAAPGIPMKAIKWLFQKHAPLAIRLDGSLFQLKWMAAMLANCSAERYAVNKERMLRLSEYSRDCLRELRAATGIHYEERTRGTLQLFRTEAQLEAARRDIAVLEEVGVPYELLDRNRLATAEPALERSSHKLSGGLRLPNDETGDCHLFTTRLAAMAAELGVEFRYGQNVAGLNTAGGQITGVRVGDEVLTADRYVAAFGSYTRGFLEPLGLDLPVYPLKGYSLTVPMVDESAAPVSTILDETYKIAVTRFDQRIRVGGMAEVAGFDLRLKDARRKTLEMVVDDLFPGSGDLPRAEFWTGLRPMTPDGTPVVGATRYDNLFLNTGHGTLGWTMACGSGKLVADQVMGQRPAIRADDLGLSRYDRGAARSQPLVLGGKGA, from the coding sequence ATGCATGTGATCGTCCTCGGCAGCGGTGTCATCGGCACGACGACCGCCTATTACCTGGCCCGCCAGGGCGCCAAAGTGACGGTGCTGGACCGCCAGCCCGCGGCCGCCAAGGAGACCAGCTACGCCAACGCCGGCCAGGTCTCGCCCGGTTATTCCACGCCGTGGGCCGCGCCCGGCATTCCGATGAAGGCCATCAAGTGGCTGTTCCAGAAGCATGCGCCGCTGGCGATCCGCCTGGACGGCAGCCTGTTCCAGCTGAAATGGATGGCGGCCATGCTGGCCAACTGTTCGGCCGAGCGCTACGCGGTCAACAAGGAACGCATGCTGCGCCTGTCCGAGTACAGCCGCGATTGCCTGCGCGAACTGCGCGCGGCCACCGGCATCCATTATGAAGAGCGCACGCGCGGCACGCTGCAGCTGTTCCGCACCGAGGCGCAGCTGGAGGCGGCCCGCCGCGACATCGCCGTGCTGGAAGAGGTCGGCGTGCCCTACGAGCTGCTGGACCGCAACCGTCTGGCCACCGCCGAGCCGGCCCTCGAACGCTCCAGCCACAAGCTGAGCGGTGGTCTGCGCCTGCCCAACGACGAGACCGGCGACTGCCATCTGTTCACCACCCGCCTGGCGGCCATGGCCGCCGAGCTGGGCGTGGAGTTTCGCTATGGCCAGAACGTGGCCGGCCTGAACACCGCGGGTGGCCAGATCACCGGCGTGCGCGTCGGCGACGAGGTGCTGACCGCCGACCGCTACGTGGCCGCCTTCGGCAGCTACACGCGCGGCTTCCTGGAGCCGCTGGGCCTGGACTTGCCGGTCTATCCGCTCAAGGGCTATTCGCTGACCGTGCCCATGGTCGACGAGTCCGCCGCGCCGGTGTCGACCATCCTGGACGAAACCTACAAGATCGCCGTGACGCGCTTTGACCAGCGCATCCGCGTCGGCGGCATGGCCGAGGTGGCGGGTTTCGACCTGCGCCTGAAGGACGCCCGCCGCAAGACGCTGGAGATGGTGGTGGATGATCTCTTCCCCGGCAGCGGCGACCTGCCGCGCGCCGAATTCTGGACCGGCCTGCGGCCGATGACGCCGGATGGCACGCCGGTGGTGGGCGCCACCCGCTACGACAACCTGTTCCTGAACACCGGCCACGGCACGCTGGGCTGGACCATGGCCTGCGGTTCGGGCAAGCTGGTGGCGGATCAGGTCATGGGCCAGCGTCCGGCCATCCGCGCCGACGACCTGGGCCTGTCGCGCTACGACCGGGGCGCCGCGCGCAGCCAGCCGCTGGTGCTGGGCGGCAAGGGCGCCTGA
- a CDS encoding winged helix-turn-helix transcriptional regulator, protein MRELDRLDLKILDILQREGRIPVTELAERVNLSATPCSDRIKRMEREGVITGYHARVNPAALGKNLLVFLEIKLSAKSGDVFDKVKQELLYVPEVMECHLVSGEFDYLVKARLSEMNEYRRLLGEILKRLPASAESHSYIVMEEIKESLYLPVDR, encoded by the coding sequence ATGCGCGAACTGGACCGCCTAGACCTGAAAATCCTGGATATCCTGCAGCGCGAGGGCCGCATTCCGGTCACGGAATTGGCCGAGCGCGTGAACCTGTCCGCCACCCCCTGCTCCGACCGCATCAAGCGCATGGAGCGCGAGGGCGTGATCACCGGTTACCACGCGCGCGTCAATCCGGCGGCGCTGGGCAAGAACCTGCTGGTGTTCCTGGAAATCAAGCTGTCCGCCAAGTCCGGCGACGTGTTCGACAAGGTCAAGCAGGAACTGCTGTACGTACCCGAAGTCATGGAATGCCACCTGGTGTCCGGTGAGTTCGACTACCTGGTCAAGGCGCGCCTGAGCGAAATGAACGAATACCGCCGCCTGCTCGGCGAGATCCTCAAGCGCCTGCCCGCTTCCGCCGAATCGCACAGCTACATCGTGATGGAAGAGATCAAGGAATCGCTGTATCTGCCCGTCGATAGATAG
- a CDS encoding DUF502 domain-containing protein, translating to MHRLYKYFFRGLITVLPLALTVYLLYIFLAWTEAVALTFLRPFIGGFYVPGMGLALGILGILLIGYLVSKERVKRVLTLVETPFTNLPVVKSIYSSLKSFADYFSPSAKTNAQQVVILRIPGQQLELVGLVTRRNLDGLPEGFSPGARVAVYLPMGYMIGGYTVFVPQEWVQPIQMSVEEAMRSSLIAWMARAEPSVRAPGDVPSAGNPPPPANPPAANGPA from the coding sequence ATGCACCGTCTCTATAAATACTTCTTCCGTGGCCTGATCACGGTCCTGCCCCTGGCCCTGACGGTATACCTGCTGTATATCTTCCTGGCCTGGACCGAGGCCGTGGCGCTGACCTTCCTGCGCCCGTTCATCGGCGGCTTCTACGTGCCGGGCATGGGCCTGGCCCTGGGCATCCTCGGCATTCTGCTGATCGGCTACCTGGTGTCCAAGGAGCGCGTCAAGCGCGTCCTGACGCTGGTGGAAACGCCCTTCACCAACCTGCCCGTGGTCAAAAGCATCTATTCCTCGCTCAAGAGCTTCGCCGACTATTTCTCGCCCAGCGCCAAGACCAATGCGCAGCAGGTCGTGATCCTGCGCATTCCCGGCCAGCAGCTGGAACTGGTCGGCCTGGTGACCCGGCGCAACTTGGACGGCCTGCCCGAAGGCTTCAGTCCGGGCGCGCGCGTGGCGGTCTACCTGCCCATGGGCTACATGATTGGCGGCTACACCGTGTTCGTGCCGCAGGAATGGGTGCAGCCGATCCAGATGTCGGTGGAGGAAGCCATGCGTTCCTCGCTGATCGCCTGGATGGCGCGCGCCGAGCCCAGCGTCCGAGCGCCAGGCGACGTGCCTTCGGCCGGCAACCCGCCCCCGCCCGCCAATCCGCCGGCCGCCAATGGCCCGGCCTGA
- a CDS encoding RNA-binding S4 domain-containing protein, translating into MPIIEFTLAPGCPYIEVNQLLKATGACDSGGAGKMLVAEGHVSVGGVVEHRKTAKIRAGQIVDIGDLRIVVRDGDGDGDGDGDGNDADDAA; encoded by the coding sequence ATGCCCATCATCGAATTCACCCTCGCGCCCGGCTGTCCGTATATTGAAGTGAACCAGTTGCTCAAGGCGACCGGCGCCTGCGACAGCGGCGGCGCCGGCAAGATGCTGGTCGCCGAGGGACATGTCAGCGTGGGCGGCGTGGTCGAGCACCGCAAGACCGCCAAGATCCGCGCCGGCCAGATCGTCGATATCGGCGACCTGCGCATCGTGGTGCGCGACGGCGACGGCGACGGCGACGGCGACGGCGACGGCAACGACGCCGACGACGCGGCCTGA
- a CDS encoding restriction endonuclease, protein MKFKMPRNSIFAVLLRSPWWISAAIAALLSVGGFAALPLEYAAMGVFAAIPFAVIAIMAAWKQLRAPSETRVQAVAQAAAAMSWTDFSRTVQAGFQRDGCEVERLQAPGADFALSKDGHVAIVGARRWKAARVGVEPLRELQAERERRGAREAICIALGEVPDTALQYARANGVSLMQAPELAKLLRDLKT, encoded by the coding sequence ATGAAATTCAAGATGCCCCGGAATTCCATCTTCGCGGTGCTGCTGCGCTCGCCCTGGTGGATCAGCGCGGCCATCGCGGCGCTGCTGAGCGTGGGTGGTTTCGCCGCACTGCCGCTGGAGTACGCGGCCATGGGCGTGTTCGCCGCCATCCCTTTCGCCGTGATCGCCATCATGGCGGCCTGGAAGCAGCTGCGCGCGCCGTCCGAGACGCGCGTGCAGGCCGTGGCGCAGGCCGCCGCCGCGATGTCCTGGACGGATTTTTCCCGCACGGTTCAAGCCGGCTTCCAGCGCGACGGCTGCGAGGTCGAGCGCCTGCAGGCGCCCGGCGCCGATTTCGCCCTGAGCAAGGACGGCCACGTCGCCATCGTCGGCGCCCGGCGCTGGAAGGCGGCGCGCGTCGGCGTCGAGCCCTTGCGAGAATTGCAGGCCGAACGCGAACGCCGCGGCGCGCGCGAAGCCATCTGCATCGCCCTGGGCGAAGTGCCCGACACGGCCCTGCAATACGCACGTGCGAACGGCGTCTCGCTGATGCAGGCGCCCGAACTGGCCAAGCTGCTGCGCGACCTGAAAACCTGA
- a CDS encoding DUF2784 domain-containing protein, with amino-acid sequence MLYRTLADLVLAFHAVFIAFVMFGGLLALWRPRLAWLHLPALAWGALVIGMGWLCPLTPLENALRARAGQQGYAGGFIEHYLTAAIYPEGLTRETQIVLATLLVAGNLVVYGLWLWRRRTARPAGPPGSYGR; translated from the coding sequence ATGCTCTACCGCACGCTCGCCGACCTGGTGCTGGCTTTCCACGCGGTCTTCATCGCCTTCGTGATGTTCGGCGGCCTGCTGGCCTTGTGGCGTCCGCGCCTGGCGTGGCTGCACCTGCCCGCGCTGGCCTGGGGCGCGCTGGTGATCGGCATGGGTTGGCTCTGTCCGCTGACGCCGCTGGAAAACGCGTTGCGCGCCCGCGCCGGCCAGCAGGGTTATGCCGGCGGCTTCATCGAGCACTATCTGACCGCCGCCATCTACCCGGAAGGGTTAACCCGCGAGACGCAGATCGTGCTGGCCACCTTGCTGGTCGCTGGCAATCTCGTCGTCTATGGCCTGTGGCTGTGGCGCCGGCGGACCGCCCGTCCCGCAGGTCCGCCCGGCAGTTACGGCCGATGA
- a CDS encoding acyl-CoA dehydrogenase family protein codes for MLLTEEQQSVQEMARRFAQERLAPGSERWDREHAYPAEAIREMAELGFFGMLVPEDWDGNASGYLSYAVALEEIAAGNGACSTIMSVHNSVACMPILKFGTDEQKERFLRPLARGEHIGGFALTEPQAGSDASSLRTRARRDGDHYVINGAKQFITSGRTGQTVIVFAVTDPDAGKRGISAFIVPTDTPGYQVVRVEDKLGQNLSDTCQIAFEDMRIPAAWRLGEEGQGYKIALANLEGGRIGIASQAVGMARAAFECARDYARDRQAFGKPIMEHQAVAFRLADMATRIHAARQMVLHAAALREAGRPALTEASMAKLYASEMAEQVCSAAIQTLGGYGYLKDFPVERIYRDVRVCQIYEGTSDIQRLVIARSLA; via the coding sequence ATGTTATTGACCGAAGAGCAGCAGAGCGTCCAGGAGATGGCGCGCCGTTTCGCCCAGGAGCGCCTGGCGCCCGGATCCGAACGCTGGGACCGTGAGCACGCGTACCCCGCCGAGGCGATCCGCGAGATGGCGGAGCTGGGCTTCTTCGGCATGCTGGTGCCCGAGGACTGGGACGGCAACGCCAGCGGCTATCTGTCTTACGCCGTGGCGCTGGAGGAGATCGCGGCCGGCAACGGCGCCTGTTCCACCATCATGAGCGTGCACAACTCCGTGGCCTGCATGCCGATCCTGAAATTCGGCACGGACGAGCAGAAGGAACGCTTCCTGCGTCCGCTGGCGCGCGGCGAGCATATCGGCGGCTTCGCGCTGACCGAGCCGCAAGCCGGCTCGGACGCCAGTAGCCTGCGCACCCGCGCGCGCCGTGACGGCGACCATTACGTGATCAACGGCGCCAAGCAGTTCATCACGTCCGGGCGCACCGGCCAGACAGTGATCGTGTTCGCCGTCACCGACCCGGACGCCGGCAAGCGCGGCATCTCGGCCTTCATCGTCCCGACCGACACCCCGGGCTACCAGGTCGTGCGTGTCGAGGACAAGCTCGGACAGAATCTGTCCGACACCTGCCAGATCGCCTTCGAGGACATGCGCATCCCGGCCGCGTGGCGGCTGGGCGAGGAAGGCCAGGGCTACAAGATCGCGCTGGCCAACCTTGAGGGCGGTCGCATCGGCATCGCCTCGCAGGCGGTGGGCATGGCGCGCGCGGCCTTCGAGTGCGCGCGCGATTATGCGCGCGACCGGCAGGCTTTCGGCAAGCCCATCATGGAGCACCAGGCCGTGGCCTTCCGCCTGGCTGACATGGCCACGCGCATCCACGCGGCCAGGCAGATGGTGCTGCACGCGGCGGCCTTGCGCGAGGCCGGCAGGCCGGCGCTGACCGAAGCCTCGATGGCCAAGCTGTACGCGTCCGAGATGGCCGAGCAGGTCTGCTCGGCGGCGATCCAGACGCTGGGCGGCTACGGCTACCTGAAGGATTTTCCGGTCGAGCGCATCTATCGCGACGTGCGCGTCTGCCAGATCTACGAGGGCACCAGCGACATCCAGCGCCTGGTGATCGCCCGCAGCCTGGCCTGA
- a CDS encoding DUF2971 domain-containing protein, with amino-acid sequence MATTLRRYTELPYLIDYLQSGELALLNPKAWDDRNDSFYIEEYARARELEGIYALCLAEAFETYHHWRVFSNGSGGVCIEFDKDKLIAEVADVPGLRAETVQYRTIKALREQPVAESDLPFLKRHAFRDEKEFRLFVGRKTRDTPLLRVPVDRSAVRRVTLSPWLPASVCDQVKKLLKTIEGCAKLRVYRSSLVENEEWKRLARPR; translated from the coding sequence TTGGCCACCACCCTGCGCCGATACACCGAACTGCCTTACCTGATCGACTACCTGCAATCGGGCGAGCTCGCGCTGCTCAATCCCAAGGCCTGGGACGACCGCAACGATTCGTTCTATATCGAGGAGTACGCGCGCGCCAGGGAACTGGAGGGCATCTATGCCTTGTGCCTGGCCGAGGCCTTCGAGACCTACCACCACTGGCGCGTTTTCTCGAACGGCAGCGGCGGCGTGTGCATCGAGTTCGACAAGGACAAGCTCATCGCCGAGGTAGCCGACGTGCCGGGCCTGCGCGCCGAGACCGTGCAGTATCGCACCATCAAGGCGCTGCGCGAACAGCCCGTGGCCGAGTCCGACCTGCCGTTCCTGAAGCGCCACGCGTTTCGCGACGAGAAGGAGTTCCGGCTCTTCGTCGGCAGGAAGACGCGCGACACGCCCTTGCTGCGCGTGCCGGTGGACCGGTCGGCGGTCCGGCGCGTGACGCTCAGTCCCTGGTTGCCGGCGTCGGTCTGCGATCAGGTCAAGAAGTTGCTCAAGACCATCGAGGGTTGCGCCAAGCTGCGCGTGTACCGTTCCTCGCTGGTGGAAAACGAGGAATGGAAACGCCTGGCGCGGCCGCGCTAG
- a CDS encoding dienelactone hydrolase produces MSCFVKSASRLFAVPDRIAVSRKRVSGLFAAAALSLAASQAQAVGFQRISLPMDMNGPALQGAAWYPCDAPEVEITVGRSVIAGTPDCPMPAGPMTLVVMSHGSGGSFLGHHDTARALAEAGFVVAALNHTGDNALDRSRQGYLSIFSTRPREIRRLIDYMTGAWPGRAQLRSDAVGFFGFSRGGYTGLVLAGAAPDFSQGLSFCESQPGLPMCRDIAAGKAPVQPYPKDVRVKALVIADPLNAFAPSALAGVAASVQLWASEQGGDGVTPASVEALRQGLPAGTDFRRVAGAGHFAFVAPCSQAQADALPSLCTDGPGFDRAAFHRDFNAGVVAFMRQALR; encoded by the coding sequence ATGTCCTGTTTTGTAAAGTCCGCGTCGCGCTTGTTTGCCGTTCCAGATCGCATCGCCGTCTCGCGCAAACGCGTGTCCGGCCTGTTCGCGGCGGCGGCATTGAGTCTGGCCGCCAGCCAGGCCCAGGCGGTTGGATTCCAGCGCATCAGCTTGCCCATGGACATGAACGGTCCCGCGCTGCAAGGCGCGGCGTGGTACCCCTGCGACGCGCCGGAGGTCGAGATCACGGTCGGCCGTAGCGTCATCGCCGGCACGCCGGACTGCCCGATGCCGGCGGGGCCGATGACGCTGGTGGTGATGTCGCACGGCTCGGGCGGGTCTTTCCTTGGCCATCACGACACGGCGCGGGCGCTGGCCGAGGCCGGCTTCGTGGTGGCCGCGCTGAACCACACGGGCGACAACGCCCTGGACCGCTCGCGGCAGGGCTACCTGTCGATCTTCTCGACGCGTCCGCGCGAGATCCGACGGCTCATCGACTACATGACCGGCGCCTGGCCGGGCAGGGCGCAGCTGCGCTCTGACGCGGTCGGCTTCTTTGGTTTCTCGCGTGGCGGCTATACCGGCCTGGTGCTGGCGGGCGCCGCGCCGGATTTCAGTCAGGGGTTGTCGTTCTGCGAATCGCAGCCGGGGCTGCCCATGTGTCGCGACATCGCGGCAGGCAAGGCGCCGGTCCAGCCTTACCCGAAGGATGTCCGCGTCAAGGCCCTGGTGATCGCCGATCCGCTCAATGCGTTCGCGCCGTCGGCCTTGGCCGGCGTGGCCGCGTCTGTCCAGCTGTGGGCGTCTGAGCAGGGCGGTGACGGCGTGACGCCTGCCAGCGTGGAAGCGCTGCGCCAGGGCTTGCCGGCGGGGACTGATTTCCGCCGGGTCGCCGGCGCGGGTCATTTTGCGTTCGTGGCGCCGTGCTCGCAGGCGCAGGCCGACGCGCTGCCGTCGCTGTGCACCGATGGCCCGGGTTTCGACCGGGCGGCTTTTCATCGCGATTTCAACGCCGGCGTCGTCGCTTTCATGCGCCAGGCCCTGCGCTGA
- a CDS encoding porin — MMKELLAATTTTLVMQTATAQVPASITLYGLMDAGMGYTRLSGAYKDPATGRTLRVSKSRLGALSGGASGPRWGLRGKEDLGDGLHAVFQLESGFDSRNGRSLQGGRLFGRQATVGLLNARWGELRLGRQYNAATRYLLDMLGPAFGGFSLLHTGYGLGMSSASFPRYDNQIFYQTPSMGGIKAAAGYAFSVNDTRNAETGYATANNTRAITAALQYARGPLSAFLGYDQLNASRLLSAAQAAATPRAYIIGASYDFTALKIAVAYNRVADGWFAGRSFRDGGRVGGLAGTPTYAFSKGLRSNSHVIALAVPTGLSGHAFASWQRTDINTSRLTGGDATGQTYSLGYSHNLSKRTDLYALVSHTRNWAFVDGVQALDAYAGLRHRF; from the coding sequence ATGATGAAGGAATTGCTCGCTGCAACAACGACCACGTTGGTCATGCAGACCGCCACGGCGCAAGTCCCCGCATCCATCACGCTTTACGGCCTGATGGATGCGGGCATGGGCTACACAAGGCTGAGCGGCGCCTACAAGGATCCCGCAACCGGACGTACCCTGCGAGTCAGCAAGAGCCGCCTGGGCGCCCTGAGCGGCGGGGCATCCGGACCGCGCTGGGGCCTGCGCGGCAAGGAAGACCTGGGCGACGGCCTGCATGCCGTGTTCCAGCTGGAATCGGGCTTTGACAGCCGCAACGGCAGGAGCCTGCAAGGAGGCCGCCTGTTCGGCCGCCAGGCCACCGTCGGCCTGCTGAACGCCCGCTGGGGCGAGCTGCGTCTGGGCCGTCAGTACAACGCCGCCACGCGCTACCTCCTCGACATGCTGGGTCCGGCATTCGGCGGTTTCAGCCTGCTGCATACTGGGTACGGACTGGGCATGAGCTCGGCGTCCTTCCCGCGCTACGACAACCAGATCTTCTACCAAACGCCGTCGATGGGCGGCATCAAGGCCGCGGCCGGATACGCCTTCAGCGTCAACGACACGCGCAATGCCGAAACCGGCTATGCGACCGCCAACAACACGCGCGCCATCACCGCCGCCCTGCAATACGCCCGGGGCCCGCTCAGCGCCTTCCTCGGCTACGACCAGCTCAACGCTTCCCGGCTGCTCAGCGCCGCCCAGGCCGCCGCCACGCCGCGCGCCTACATCATCGGCGCCTCATACGATTTCACCGCGCTGAAGATCGCAGTGGCCTACAACCGCGTGGCCGACGGCTGGTTCGCCGGCAGGAGCTTTCGCGACGGCGGCCGCGTGGGTGGATTGGCAGGCACCCCTACATATGCGTTTTCCAAGGGACTGCGCTCCAATTCCCATGTCATCGCGCTCGCCGTTCCGACGGGCCTGTCGGGACATGCGTTCGCTTCATGGCAGCGCACTGACATCAACACCTCACGACTGACAGGCGGCGACGCCACCGGCCAAACATACAGCCTGGGCTACAGCCATAACCTGTCCAAGCGCACCGACCTGTACGCGCTGGTCTCTCATACCCGCAACTGGGCCTTCGTCGACGGCGTTCAAGCCCTGGACGCATACGCGGGCCTGCGTCATCGATTCTGA
- a CDS encoding porin: MKKIFAATLGAALSAAAQAETSVTLYGLIDTGISYTRINGSYTDPKTGVTTGSGVSRMGATTGTTAGSRWGLRGKEDLGGGLYAVFQLESGFDSRNGSSLQENRLFGREATIGLGSAEWGEFRFGRQYNVGTRYFSGMLGSSFGGGFNQLNTGAGLGFSSSYYPRYDNLLVYETPSMGGLRAAIGYSSNINDLKDSQTGFATADNTRAITAGLRYDNGPVNAFVTYDQLNASNKLSPAETSATPRSYVIGGSYDFEVFKLALAYNRVTDGWFAGKKLPNGGSVGAFTGTPSYAFSKGFRSNSYFIGLSAPLGGGSSLFASWQRADANNKKLTGGDSASNTYSLGYNYSLSKRTDVYAIASHTSNWAFVDGIKATEVGMGLRHRF, from the coding sequence ATGAAGAAGATCTTCGCGGCCACTCTGGGCGCGGCGCTGTCCGCCGCCGCGCAGGCGGAAACCTCGGTCACGCTGTACGGCCTGATCGACACCGGCATCAGCTACACCCGGATCAACGGCAGTTACACCGACCCCAAGACCGGCGTCACGACCGGCAGCGGCGTGAGTCGCATGGGCGCCACCACCGGCACCACGGCCGGATCGCGCTGGGGCCTGCGTGGCAAGGAAGACCTGGGCGGCGGGCTGTATGCCGTGTTCCAACTGGAATCGGGCTTCGACAGCCGCAATGGCAGCTCGCTGCAGGAAAATCGCCTGTTCGGGCGCGAAGCCACCATCGGCCTGGGCAGCGCCGAATGGGGCGAGTTCCGCTTCGGACGCCAATACAACGTGGGCACGCGCTATTTCTCGGGCATGCTGGGCTCATCGTTCGGCGGCGGCTTCAACCAGCTGAACACCGGCGCCGGCCTGGGTTTCAGCTCGTCCTACTATCCGCGCTACGACAACCTGCTGGTCTATGAGACGCCCTCCATGGGCGGACTGCGCGCCGCCATCGGCTATTCCAGCAACATCAACGACCTGAAGGACAGCCAGACCGGCTTCGCCACGGCGGACAACACCCGGGCGATCACCGCCGGCCTGCGCTACGACAACGGACCGGTCAATGCCTTCGTCACCTACGACCAGCTCAACGCATCCAACAAGCTGAGCCCGGCCGAGACCAGCGCCACGCCGCGCTCCTACGTGATCGGCGGATCGTACGACTTCGAGGTGTTCAAGCTGGCGCTGGCCTACAACCGCGTCACCGACGGCTGGTTCGCCGGCAAGAAGCTGCCCAACGGCGGCAGTGTCGGCGCCTTCACCGGCACGCCTTCGTATGCGTTCTCCAAGGGCTTCCGGTCGAATTCGTACTTCATCGGGCTGTCCGCGCCATTGGGCGGCGGCAGCAGCCTGTTCGCGTCATGGCAACGCGCCGATGCCAACAACAAGAAGCTGACGGGCGGCGACTCGGCCAGCAACACCTACAGCCTGGGCTACAACTACAGCCTGTCCAAGCGCACCGATGTCTACGCAATCGCATCGCACACCAGCAACTGGGCCTTCGTGGACGGCATCAAGGCCACGGAAGTGGGCATGGGCTTGCGCCACCGCTTCTAA
- a CDS encoding winged helix-turn-helix domain-containing protein: MLDAPPQSSYSLHLADLELDLLRGRVIRNREVLRLTPKEFALLAFLMQRPGEVYDAWQLAEQVWGMQLPVFERKNPKSHAVAIAVRRLRRKIDAGRSPRLLHTLRGGAYMLAALD, encoded by the coding sequence ATGCTCGATGCGCCGCCGCAGTCCAGCTACAGCCTGCATCTCGCGGACCTGGAGCTGGACTTGCTGCGCGGCCGGGTCATTCGCAATCGCGAGGTCCTGCGGCTGACGCCCAAGGAATTCGCCTTGCTGGCCTTCCTGATGCAGCGGCCGGGCGAGGTCTACGATGCCTGGCAACTCGCTGAACAGGTCTGGGGCATGCAGCTGCCCGTCTTCGAGCGCAAGAACCCGAAATCCCACGCGGTCGCGATCGCGGTGCGCAGGCTGCGCCGCAAGATCGATGCGGGCCGCAGCCCCCGCCTGTTGCACACGCTGCGCGGCGGGGCCTATATGCTGGCCGCGCTGGATTGA
- a CDS encoding DUF4148 domain-containing protein, with protein MKTIRNVALTLALAAGATSLAQAQTPAQAQPAASYHGQSLTRAEVRADLALWKRAGLERFWRGEASPDIYSREYRVAYAEYVRLRSGPEYQAEVQRQGGAGR; from the coding sequence ATGAAGACCATTCGCAACGTTGCCTTGACGCTGGCCCTGGCCGCCGGTGCCACGTCCCTGGCCCAGGCTCAGACCCCGGCGCAGGCGCAGCCCGCCGCCAGCTATCACGGACAGTCCCTGACGCGCGCGGAAGTGCGCGCCGACCTGGCCCTGTGGAAGCGCGCCGGCCTGGAGCGCTTCTGGCGCGGCGAGGCCTCGCCCGATATCTACAGCCGTGAATACCGGGTCGCCTATGCCGAGTATGTGCGCCTGCGCAGCGGCCCCGAGTACCAGGCCGAAGTGCAGCGCCAGGGCGGGGCGGGCCGATAG